One window from the genome of Salvia splendens isolate huo1 chromosome 9, SspV2, whole genome shotgun sequence encodes:
- the LOC121747981 gene encoding uncharacterized protein LOC121747981: MASWARIRLLWRWAVVLCGVAALLTIQLNALFAEYKKVSSLMALQSPLLSIQELDQVEYLTLLPPLGLKHPQTINLNHEFLNQSSPARSLFFPSSWYGTLDPTNTNTNATTRFFLPEKIWLDTAGNPIQAHGGGILFDHKSATYFWYGEYKNGNTNLAESTGTARVDVIGVACYSSKDLWAWKFEGIVLASHPSATHDLHKSNVLERPKVIYNEKTNKFVMWMHVDDATYSKAAVGVAISDHPTGPFTYVRGTRPNGFDSRDMTVFKDEDDGAAYLIYASARNKEMHISRLSDDYMEVENVTVRALIGMHREAPAVFKHGGVYYMVTSGCSGWLPNEALVHEAESMLGTWETIGNPCVGANKEYRAATFFSQGSFVLPMPGGGGGDRGLFIFMADRWNPANLRDSRYMWLPLTVKAKFERYGQFPLWSKVAIFWHERWRAPIKDNGETYYVSKPFMAGDDL; encoded by the coding sequence ATGGCTTCATGGGCCCGAATCCGCCTCTTGTGGCGGTGGGCCGTCGTTCTCTGCGGCGTGGCCGCCCTCCTCACCATCCAACTCAACGCCCTCTTTGCCGAATACAAGAAGGTATCAAGCTTGATGGCGCTGCAATCCCCCCTCCTATCCATCCAAGAGCTCGATCAAGTCGAGTACCTCACCCTCCTCCCCCCTCTCGGCCTCAAACACCCTCAAACCATCAACCTCAACCACGAATTCCTCAACCAATCCTCCCCCGCCCGCTCCCTCTTCTTCCCCAGTTCCTGGTACGGCACCCTCGATCCAACTAACACCAACACAAACGCCACCACCCGTTTCTTCTTGCCGGAAAAAATCTGGCTCGACACCGCCGGCAACCCCATCCAAGCCCACGGCGGCGGCATTCTCTTCGATCACAAATCCGCCACCTATTTCTGGTACGGAGAGTACAAAAACGGCAACACCAACCTAGCTGAATCCACCGGCACCGCCCGCGTCGACGTCATCGGCGTCGCCTGCTACTCCTCTAAAGACCTCTGGGCGTGGAAGTTCGAAGGGATCGTGCTGGCGTCTCATCCCTCCGCCACGCACGACCTCCACAAATCGAATGTTCTAGAAAGGCCTAAAGTCATATACAatgaaaaaacaaacaaatttgTCATGTGGATGCACGTGGATGACGCCACGTACAGCAAGGCAGCGGTCGGGGTGGCTATCAGCGACCACCCGACCGGGCCGTTCACGTATGTACGCGGCACCAGGCCTAATGGCTTCGACAGCCGCGACATGACCGTGTTCAAGGACGAAGACGACGGCGCGGCTTACCTGATCTACGCGTCGGCGAGGAACAAAGAGATGCACATTAGCCGTTTGAGTGATGATTATATGGAGGTGGAGAACGTGACGGTGAGGGCGCTGATCGGGATGCACCGGGAGGCGCCGGCGGTGTTCAAGCACGGAGGGGTGTACTACATGGTCACGTCCGGGTGCAGCGGGTGGCTGCCCAACGAGGCGCTGGTGCACGAGGCCGAGTCGATGCTTGGCACGTGGGAGACTATCGGGAACCCGTGCGTGGGGGCGAATAAGGAGTACCGTGCGGCCACGTTTTTCTCGCAAGGGAGCTTCGTGCTGCCGATGCcgggtgggggtggaggtgacCGTGGTCTGTTCATTTTCATGGCGGATAGGTGGAATCCGGCGAATTTGCGGGATTCGAGGTATATGTGGCTGCCGTTGACGGTAAAGGCGAAGTTTGAGAGGTATGGGCAGTTTCCATTGTGGTCTAAAGTGGCTATATTTTGGCATGAGAGATGGAGGGCTCCTATTAAGGATAATGGAGAGACTTATTATGTATCTAAGCCCTTTATGGCAGGGGATGATTTGTGA
- the LOC121747267 gene encoding B3 domain-containing protein REM6-like: MEKDKDGEGSWGSPDTRPSFYQIMWFENLKELQIPTKFFDEHLATEENETVALRSPCGSWDTKLEQRDAGVYLIQGWPHFVESHDLGRAEWAHFLYNGGMSFDVKIYGSNGWLKRYDQPAASAPPFASSFPFFRREIKGYNVGHKCTMVIPNHFSRRHLSLSKEPMVLVDSDGVSWPVTITVTSGNRLAMSGGWKALADAHSIKKGDVCIFELVENRVMQFHILR; encoded by the exons ATGGAGAAGGACAAGGATGGAGAGGGAAGTTGGGGAAGTCCAGACACAAGGCCTTCCTTCTACCAAATCATGTGGTTTGAAAATCTGAAAGAGTTG CAAATTCCAACCAAGTTTTTCGATGAACACTTGGCAACCGAGGAAAATGAAACGGTGGCCCTGAGGAGTCCCTGTGGGAGTTGGGATACGAAGCTGGAGCAGAGAGACGCTGGCGTCTATCTCATCCAAGGATGGCCACATTTCGTCGAAAGTCACGACTTAGGAAGAGCAGAGTGGGCACACTTCCTATACAATGGTGGGATGTCTTTTGATGTGAAGATCTATGGCAGCAATGGCTGGCTCAAGAGATATGATCAGCCAGCTGCCTCCGCGCCTCCTTTCGCCTCATCTTTCCCTTTCTTCAGGCGCGAGATTAAAGGCTACAATGTTGGCCACAAATGCACAATG GTGATTCCAAACCATTTTTCGAGAAGGCATCTGTCTTTGTCCAAGGAGCCAATGGTGCTGGTGGACTCTGATGGGGTTTCTTGGCCAGTCACTATTACTGTCACGAGCGGCAATCGTCTTGCTATGAGTGGAGGATGGAAGGCCCTCGCAGATGCTCATTCCATCAAGAAAGGTGACGTCTGCATTTTCGAGCTGGTTGAGAACAGAGTGATGCAATTCCACATTCTCAGATGA
- the LOC121747980 gene encoding extra-large guanine nucleotide-binding protein 1-like isoform X2, with protein MTSVLRNFWPGASSSKNDDHDDEYSVEYSFAVEYSGPPLSHEIPQVVPVDVRRIPTAAVAANAVIIRNLAIPVLQPIGRKSDKSGNNSSIERKLSTGSRVGESVRDRGVYSSKLESFSEKEGVLEGRSVDAHNVFGESSSSSGTMGFSDGRDDSNQLSGSSDCEEMEEENKANVSNDDLSETTTCNSIEELEEECEAEASGAASRAPVVTFRDLSLTDSASEESDQDEAAMSPERPGLVEDVKGLCHRCCRKERFADREVCIVCNAKYCSRCVLRAMGSMPEGRKCNPCIGHRIHEPKRGTLGKSSRMMKKMLTRDAVKKIMSAELSCPVNQLPPHLIYVNDKPLSIEELVTLQSCSNPPKKLRPGRYWYDKVSGFWGKEGEPPCQIISPLLQTGYQIRRDVSNGATNVLINGREITNRELWLLWAAGIRYEGEPHFWISADGSCKLEGMNNVIAKLWEKKQAKMLCMALSLPLPSSRANPAGEDSVRERENVAMRIERSMMYKLLLVGCDQSGTSTIFKQAKILYNVPFSEDEKQNIKNMIQRNLYRYISILLEGREHFREEDAMDLRRRRADKPGPSVKEESDHVDEKNAYSFSRNLENFSSWLQQITMTGNLEAIFPAATREYSPLVEELWKDKAFQAIYKRRNELPMLPRVANYFLDRAVEISRMDYEPSELDILYADGVTSSNGVASMEFSLPKSSQDGYMETLDHNEPPLSCELIRVHANSLGVNCKWLEMFEDSDLVLFCISLTEYAEYHEDINGTRSNKLLETKRLFERIITHPTLADKQFLLILNKFDLLDEMIYETPLSQCEWFQDFNPVMSKHPHNPNSNNNPSLAQRASHYVGVKFKRLFYSLTGRKLFVVQATGLEADSVDKALRYGKEILKWEDERHTVSMNQDSSESFDPSSSAYTS; from the exons ATGACTAGCGTTTTGAGGAATTTTTGGCCTGGTGCTTCCTCGTCGAAGAACGACGATCACGACGATGAGTACAGCGTGGAGTACTCCTTCGCGGTGGAGTACAGCGGCCCTCCGCTCAGCCACGAGATTCCTCAAGTGGTTCCGGTGGATGTCCGCCGCATTCCTACGGCGGCGGTGGCTGCCAATGCCGTGATAATACGCAATCTCGCCATACCAGTTCTTCAGCCAATTGGAAGAAAATCCGATAAATCTGGCAATAATTCGTCAATTGAGCGGAAATTGAGTACTGGCTCACGTGTTGGTGAATCTGTGAGGGATAGAGGGGTTTATTCGAGTAAATTGGAGAGCTTTTCGGAGAAGGAAGGTGTGTTGGAAGGGAGATCAGTTGATGCACACAACGTGTTCGGTGAAAGTTCCAGCAGCTCTGGCACTATGGGGTTCTCGGATGGCCGTGATGATTCCAATCAGCTGTCAGGGAGCTCGGATTGTGAGGAGATGGAGGAGGAGAACAAGGCCAATGTGTCGAATGATGACCTCTCGGAGACCACCACGTGCAATTCAATCGAAGAACTGGAAGAAGAATGTGAGGCAGAAGCTTCGGGTGCAGCCAGCAGAGCACCGGTTGTGACATTCCGTGATCTGTCTTTGACTGATTCTGCGTCCGAGGAGAGTGATCAAGACGAGGCTGCAATGTCACCAGAGAGGCCTGGGTTGGTGGAGGATGTGAAGGGGCTGTGCCACAGGTGCTGCAGGAAAGAACGGTTTGCAGATAGGGAGGTTTGCATCGTGTGCAATGCGAAGTATTGCAGCAGGTGTGTACTGAGAGCAATGGGGTCAATGCCGGAAGGGAGGAAGTGCAATCCCTGCATTGGTCACCGTATTCATGAGCCGAAGAGGGGAACGCTTGGGAAGAGTTCAAGAATGATGAAAAAGATGCTGACACGCGATGCTGTTAAGAAGATCATGAGCGCGGAGCTGTCATGCCCGGTTAACCAGCTGCCGCCTCATCTGATCTATGTGAACGACAAGCCATTGTCGATTGAAGAGCTGGTTACGCTGCAGAGCTGCTCGAATCCTCCCAAGAAGCTTAGACCTGGTAGATATTGGTACGACAAGGTGTCTGGATTTTGGGGAAAG GAAGGAGAACCACCATGCCAGATTATCAGTCCCCTGCTGCAGACTGGTTATCAGATTAGGCGAGATGTTAGCAATGGTGCAACAAACGTGCTGATCAATGGTCGGGAGATAACCAATCGCGAGCTCTGGCTGTTATGG GCTGCTGGAATCCGCTACGAGGGCGAGCCTCACTTTTGGATCAGTGCTGATGGATCCTGTAAGCTTGAAGGCATGAATAATGTGATTGCAAAATTATGGGAAAAG AAACAAGCCAAGATGTTATGCATGGCTCTATCTTTGCCACTTCCTTCTAGTAGGGCTAATCCTGCTGGCGAAGACTCCGTCAGAGAGAGGGAAAATGTTGCAATGAGGATAGAACGGAGCATGATGTATAAACTTCTCCTTGTAGGCTGTGATCAGTCTGGAACGAGTACGATATTCAAACAG GCGAAAATTCTGTACAATGTCCCCTTTTCAGAAGATGAGAAGCAAAACATCAAAAACATGATCCAAAGAAATTTATATAGATACATTAGCATTCTTCTTGAGGGGCGCGAGCATTTCAGAGAAGAAGATGCAATGGATTTAAGAAGGCGACGTGCTGACAAGCCTGGTCCTTCAG TGAAAGAGGAATCTGACCACGTAGATGAGAAGAATGCTTATTCGTTCAGTCGAAATCTGGAAAATTTCTCGAGTTGGCTACAGCAAATCACGATGACAGGCAACTTAGAGGCTATATTTCCAGCTGCTACTCGAGAGTATTCACCTCTAGTAGAGGAGCTATGGAAAGACAAAGCTTTTCAAGCCATTTACAAACGGAGGAATGAGCTGCCTATGCTGCCTAGAGTTGCTAACTACTTCTTAGATAGA GCAGTTGAAATTTCGCGGATGGACTATGAGCCATCTGAATTGGATATCCTATACGCAGACGGCGTAACGTCTTCAAATGGAGTTGCATCCATGGAGTTTTCTCTTCCAAAATCGTCTCAGGATGGCTACATGGAAACTCTTGATCATAATGAGCCACCGTTGAG CTGTGAGCTCATCAGAGTTCATGCAAACAGCCTTGGAGTGAACTGCAAGTGGCTGGAGATGTTTGAAGATTCTGACCTCGTCCTATTCTGCATTTCCCTCACAGAATACGCTGAGTACCACGAAGACATTAACGGGACGCGATCAAACAAGCTGTTGGAGACCAAGCGACTCTTTGAGAGGATCATCACTCATCCCACCCTTGCTGACAAACAATTCCTTCTCATCCTCAACAAGTTCGACCTGCTGGATGAAATGATCTATGAAACTCCCCTATCACAGTGTGAGTGGTTCCAAGATTTCAACCCGGTGATGAGCAAACACCCTCACAATCCCAACAGCAACAACAATCCCTCGTTGGCACAGCGCGCCTCCCACTATGTTGGTGTGAAGTTCAAGAGGCTGTTTTATTCCCTGACCGGGCGAAAGCTGTTTGTGGTACAAGCAACGGGGCTGGAGGCAGATAGCGTCGACAAAGCCCTAAGGTATGGCAAGGAGATCCTCAAGTGGGAAGATGAGAGACATACTGTAAGCATGAATCAAGATTCTAGTGAGAGCTTTGATCCAAGTTCCTCTGCTTACACCTCTTGA
- the LOC121747980 gene encoding extra-large guanine nucleotide-binding protein 1-like isoform X1 codes for MTSVLRNFWPGASSSKNDDHDDEYSVEYSFAVEYSGPPLSHEIPQVVPVDVRRIPTAAVAANAVIIRNLAIPVLQPIGRKSDKSGNNSSIERKLSTGSRVGESVRDRGVYSSKLESFSEKEGVLEGRSVDAHNVFGESSSSSGTMGFSDGRDDSNQLSGSSDCEEMEEENKANVSNDDLSETTTCNSIEELEEECEAEASGAASRAPVVTFRDLSLTDSASEESDQDEAAMSPERPGLVEDVKGLCHRCCRKERFADREVCIVCNAKYCSRCVLRAMGSMPEGRKCNPCIGHRIHEPKRGTLGKSSRMMKKMLTRDAVKKIMSAELSCPVNQLPPHLIYVNDKPLSIEELVTLQSCSNPPKKLRPGRYWYDKVSGFWGKEGEPPCQIISPLLQTGYQIRRDVSNGATNVLINGREITNRELWLLWAAGIRYEGEPHFWISADGSCKLEGMNNVIAKLWEKKQAKMLCMALSLPLPSSRANPAGEDSVRERENVAMRIERSMMYKLLLVGCDQSGTSTIFKQAKILYNVPFSEDEKQNIKNMIQRNLYRYISILLEGREHFREEDAMDLRRRRADKPGPSVVKEESDHVDEKNAYSFSRNLENFSSWLQQITMTGNLEAIFPAATREYSPLVEELWKDKAFQAIYKRRNELPMLPRVANYFLDRAVEISRMDYEPSELDILYADGVTSSNGVASMEFSLPKSSQDGYMETLDHNEPPLSCELIRVHANSLGVNCKWLEMFEDSDLVLFCISLTEYAEYHEDINGTRSNKLLETKRLFERIITHPTLADKQFLLILNKFDLLDEMIYETPLSQCEWFQDFNPVMSKHPHNPNSNNNPSLAQRASHYVGVKFKRLFYSLTGRKLFVVQATGLEADSVDKALRYGKEILKWEDERHTVSMNQDSSESFDPSSSAYTS; via the exons ATGACTAGCGTTTTGAGGAATTTTTGGCCTGGTGCTTCCTCGTCGAAGAACGACGATCACGACGATGAGTACAGCGTGGAGTACTCCTTCGCGGTGGAGTACAGCGGCCCTCCGCTCAGCCACGAGATTCCTCAAGTGGTTCCGGTGGATGTCCGCCGCATTCCTACGGCGGCGGTGGCTGCCAATGCCGTGATAATACGCAATCTCGCCATACCAGTTCTTCAGCCAATTGGAAGAAAATCCGATAAATCTGGCAATAATTCGTCAATTGAGCGGAAATTGAGTACTGGCTCACGTGTTGGTGAATCTGTGAGGGATAGAGGGGTTTATTCGAGTAAATTGGAGAGCTTTTCGGAGAAGGAAGGTGTGTTGGAAGGGAGATCAGTTGATGCACACAACGTGTTCGGTGAAAGTTCCAGCAGCTCTGGCACTATGGGGTTCTCGGATGGCCGTGATGATTCCAATCAGCTGTCAGGGAGCTCGGATTGTGAGGAGATGGAGGAGGAGAACAAGGCCAATGTGTCGAATGATGACCTCTCGGAGACCACCACGTGCAATTCAATCGAAGAACTGGAAGAAGAATGTGAGGCAGAAGCTTCGGGTGCAGCCAGCAGAGCACCGGTTGTGACATTCCGTGATCTGTCTTTGACTGATTCTGCGTCCGAGGAGAGTGATCAAGACGAGGCTGCAATGTCACCAGAGAGGCCTGGGTTGGTGGAGGATGTGAAGGGGCTGTGCCACAGGTGCTGCAGGAAAGAACGGTTTGCAGATAGGGAGGTTTGCATCGTGTGCAATGCGAAGTATTGCAGCAGGTGTGTACTGAGAGCAATGGGGTCAATGCCGGAAGGGAGGAAGTGCAATCCCTGCATTGGTCACCGTATTCATGAGCCGAAGAGGGGAACGCTTGGGAAGAGTTCAAGAATGATGAAAAAGATGCTGACACGCGATGCTGTTAAGAAGATCATGAGCGCGGAGCTGTCATGCCCGGTTAACCAGCTGCCGCCTCATCTGATCTATGTGAACGACAAGCCATTGTCGATTGAAGAGCTGGTTACGCTGCAGAGCTGCTCGAATCCTCCCAAGAAGCTTAGACCTGGTAGATATTGGTACGACAAGGTGTCTGGATTTTGGGGAAAG GAAGGAGAACCACCATGCCAGATTATCAGTCCCCTGCTGCAGACTGGTTATCAGATTAGGCGAGATGTTAGCAATGGTGCAACAAACGTGCTGATCAATGGTCGGGAGATAACCAATCGCGAGCTCTGGCTGTTATGG GCTGCTGGAATCCGCTACGAGGGCGAGCCTCACTTTTGGATCAGTGCTGATGGATCCTGTAAGCTTGAAGGCATGAATAATGTGATTGCAAAATTATGGGAAAAG AAACAAGCCAAGATGTTATGCATGGCTCTATCTTTGCCACTTCCTTCTAGTAGGGCTAATCCTGCTGGCGAAGACTCCGTCAGAGAGAGGGAAAATGTTGCAATGAGGATAGAACGGAGCATGATGTATAAACTTCTCCTTGTAGGCTGTGATCAGTCTGGAACGAGTACGATATTCAAACAG GCGAAAATTCTGTACAATGTCCCCTTTTCAGAAGATGAGAAGCAAAACATCAAAAACATGATCCAAAGAAATTTATATAGATACATTAGCATTCTTCTTGAGGGGCGCGAGCATTTCAGAGAAGAAGATGCAATGGATTTAAGAAGGCGACGTGCTGACAAGCCTGGTCCTTCAG TAGTGAAAGAGGAATCTGACCACGTAGATGAGAAGAATGCTTATTCGTTCAGTCGAAATCTGGAAAATTTCTCGAGTTGGCTACAGCAAATCACGATGACAGGCAACTTAGAGGCTATATTTCCAGCTGCTACTCGAGAGTATTCACCTCTAGTAGAGGAGCTATGGAAAGACAAAGCTTTTCAAGCCATTTACAAACGGAGGAATGAGCTGCCTATGCTGCCTAGAGTTGCTAACTACTTCTTAGATAGA GCAGTTGAAATTTCGCGGATGGACTATGAGCCATCTGAATTGGATATCCTATACGCAGACGGCGTAACGTCTTCAAATGGAGTTGCATCCATGGAGTTTTCTCTTCCAAAATCGTCTCAGGATGGCTACATGGAAACTCTTGATCATAATGAGCCACCGTTGAG CTGTGAGCTCATCAGAGTTCATGCAAACAGCCTTGGAGTGAACTGCAAGTGGCTGGAGATGTTTGAAGATTCTGACCTCGTCCTATTCTGCATTTCCCTCACAGAATACGCTGAGTACCACGAAGACATTAACGGGACGCGATCAAACAAGCTGTTGGAGACCAAGCGACTCTTTGAGAGGATCATCACTCATCCCACCCTTGCTGACAAACAATTCCTTCTCATCCTCAACAAGTTCGACCTGCTGGATGAAATGATCTATGAAACTCCCCTATCACAGTGTGAGTGGTTCCAAGATTTCAACCCGGTGATGAGCAAACACCCTCACAATCCCAACAGCAACAACAATCCCTCGTTGGCACAGCGCGCCTCCCACTATGTTGGTGTGAAGTTCAAGAGGCTGTTTTATTCCCTGACCGGGCGAAAGCTGTTTGTGGTACAAGCAACGGGGCTGGAGGCAGATAGCGTCGACAAAGCCCTAAGGTATGGCAAGGAGATCCTCAAGTGGGAAGATGAGAGACATACTGTAAGCATGAATCAAGATTCTAGTGAGAGCTTTGATCCAAGTTCCTCTGCTTACACCTCTTGA
- the LOC121746575 gene encoding zinc finger BED domain-containing protein RICESLEEPER 2-like, protein MFELHALIRVTFVRLRIRCCAHILNLIVQEGLKVAYDAIEKIRGSVKYVKASEGRLMKFKECAQKFGVEFTSSLCLDVPTRWNSTYLMLCSGIKYRHVFDKLRFEDLNYTQCPTEEEWVRGEVICRFLKPFYNITTLISGSSYPTSNLYFMEIWKIASLLNKMSEYQDAVVKSMALKMKLKFDKYWKEHSEILSIGAVLDPRMKFKVLDYFYSRIDPLTSKDKILKLKMKLYVLYDEYKKRGVGVSLFKVPQASSGSSSFQVRELDFMGEEVRGGEINQALLNWEEDDFATYKNQAGATCEAKSPLDVYLEEGQMAENGELDLLKYWRDNASRFGELSTMACDVLSIPITTVASESSFSIGAHVLNKYRNRLLPEKVQALICLRNWLRGYSNDDEDYELDANDPVDASNVIDVEECHSNA, encoded by the exons ATGTTTGAACTGCATGCACTAATTCGGGTTACATTTGTTCGACTGCGCATTAGATGTTGTGCACATATCTTGAACCTTATTGTTCAAGAAGGGTTAAAAGTTGCTTATGATGCCATAGAAAAGATTAGAGGCAGTGTTAAATATGTAAAAGCATCTGAAGGCAGATTGATGAAGTTTAAGGAATGTGCTCAAAAATTTGGTGTTGAATTCACTTCTTCACTTTGTTTGGATGTGCCTACTCGTTGGAATTCCACATATTTGATGTTGTGTAGTGGAATTAAATACCGGCATGTTTTTGATAAGTTGCGATTTGAAGATTTGAATTATACACAATGCCCGACAGAGGAAGAGTGGGTAAGAGGAGAAGTGATTTGTAGATTCTTAAAGCCATTTTATAATATCACTACTTTAATTTCTGGTTCATCATACCCTACTTCCAATCTCTATTTTATGGAAATCTGGaagattgcatctttattgaataaaatgtccGAATATCAAGATGCAGTGGTCAAGTCTATGGCTCTTAAGATGAAActgaaatttgataaatattGGAAAGAGCATAGTGAAATACTCTCTATAGGAGCAGTGCTTGATCCGAGAATGAAGTTCAAAGTTTTGGACTATTTTTATTCAAGAATTGATCCTCTTACAAGCAAGGATAAAATTTTGAAGCTGAAGATGAAATTGTATGTTTTATATGATGAGTATAAGAAAAGGGGTGTAGGGGTATCTTTATTTAAAGTTCCTCAAGCTAGTAGTGGAAGTTCTAGTTTTCAAGTCAGAGAACTTGATTTCATGGGTGAAGAAGTAAGGGGAGGAGAAATTAATCAAGCATTGTTGAATTGGGAGGAAGACGACTTTGCT ACATATAAGAATCAAGCAGGTGCAACTTGTGAAGCAAAGTCACCGTTGGATGTTTATTTGGAGGAAGGTCAGATGGCTGAAAATGGTGAGCTTGATTTACTCAAGTATTGGAGAGATAATGCATCCCGCTTTGGAGAACTTTCTACAATGGCATGTGATGTGCTAAGCATTCCTATAACAACGGTAGCATCAGAATCTTCATTTAGTATTGGAGCGCATGTTTTGAATAAATACAGAAATAGGCTCCTTCCTGAAAAAGTGCAAGCTCTTATTTGTTTACGTAATTGGTTGCGTGGATATTCCAATG ATGATGAAGACTATGAGCTCGATGCCAATGATCCAGTTGATGCTTCAAATGTTATTGATGTGGAAGAGTGTCATTCAAATGCTTAG
- the LOC121747077 gene encoding uncharacterized protein LOC121747077 — protein sequence MATAISPVTAVAAVVGPSRPSVGRTRVRYINGLNSFGGLKAHNHVASLGLSVTSDQSFAKIVSSLKQQQGRKSGGGALTSTCSNVAEIFRIAAIMNGITLVGVAIGFVLLRIEAIVEEE from the coding sequence ATGGCAACGGCTATATCTCCGGTGACGGcagtggcggcggtggtgggCCCCAGCAGGCCATCCGTGGGTCGCACCAGAGTGAGGTACATCAACGGGCTCAACTCATTCGGAGGGCTCAAGGCACACAACCACGTGGCATCATTAGGCCTTTCGGTCACCAGCGACCAGTCTTTTGCAAAGATAGTTAGCTCTTTGAAACAGCAGCAGGGGAGAAAGAGCGGCGGCGGCGCTCTCACCTCCACCTGCAGTAATGTCGCGGAGATCTTCCGGATCGCCGCCATCATGAACGGCATCACTCTCGTTGGCGTCGCCATCGGCTTCGTCCTCCTCCGGATCGAAGCCATCGTCGAGGAAGAATAA